Proteins encoded by one window of Lycium barbarum isolate Lr01 chromosome 11, ASM1917538v2, whole genome shotgun sequence:
- the LOC132618828 gene encoding B3 domain-containing protein REM9-like, with the protein MASCSSSHSTMEDQLPLSRRFFKVMVPGFQSKLTIPPDFCLKLKGEKSEKGTITKGKDLWNVEIDRPEKGVIIWFGKGWEEFVQKYNLRVGDFAVFEHLGSMKFSVILLDSTGCDKKFLMLQNGEQVQPPQEKKVKSAECGIEKKKLEGDQPLYQCLKGSSEFTARIKEYNVRKRSPYMHIPTEFCQSNALFQNTNITLTGPSGKPCPASLRICNGGKTLYAIITTGWRVFFSTNKLKVGDVCIFQLDRSKSDSNSIAIDVRVV; encoded by the exons ATGGCGTCATGTTCTTCTTCTCATTCTACAATGGAAGACCAACTTCCACTTAGCAGACGTTTCTTCAAGGTCATGGTTCCTGGTTTCCAATCTAAACTT ACAATTCCACCAGATTTTTGTCTGAAGCTAAAAGGGGAGAAATCAGAAAAAGGGACAATCACAAAGGGCAAGGATCTATGGAATGTTGAAATTGATCGACCCGAGAAGGGTGTTATTATCTGGTTTGGTAAGGGTTGGGAAGAATTTGTGCAAAAATATAACCTAAGAGTTGGTGATTTTGCTGTGTTTGAGCATTTGGGTAGTATGAAATTTAGTGTTATACTTCTTGATTCAACTGGTTGCGATAAGAAGTTTTTGATGTTGCAAAATGGTGAACAAGTACAACCACCCCAAGAGAAAAAAGTGAAATCTGCCGAGTGTGGAATTG AGAAAAAGAAACTCGAGGGTGATCAACCTCTGTACCAATGCTTGAAAGGAAGTTCTGAGTTTACGGCAAGAATAAAAGAATATAACGTCAGAAAACGTTCTCCTTATATG CATATACCCACGGAATTTTGTCAGTCGAATGCACTCTTTCAGAATACAAACATAACGTTAACTGGTCCGTCGGGTAAACCATGTCCTGCGAGTCTTAGAATTTGTAATGGCGGGAAGACTTTATATGCTATTATTACAACAGGCTGGCGTGTGTTCTTTTCAACCAACAAGCTAAAAGTAGGAGATGTTTGCATCTTCCAACTTGATCGCTCAAAAAGCGACTCAAATTCCATTGCAATTGATGTTCGTGTTGTGTAG